The following are encoded together in the Bacteroidales bacterium MB20-C3-3 genome:
- the rimP gene encoding ribosome assembly cofactor RimP produces MISNEKIAEAIESYLESHSLFLVSVEISKENDIEVTVDSEGRVDLSHCIDINNIIEERFDRESDDYSLTVTSAGLDQPFKVLRQYHKYIGKEVEVVLKSGSKIKAILENADNESIEISEEKSIKVEGKKKKERVIEKRALQFSEIKSTKPVINFK; encoded by the coding sequence ATGATTTCAAACGAAAAAATAGCAGAAGCCATAGAGTCTTACCTTGAGTCGCATTCACTCTTCCTTGTCTCAGTTGAGATAAGTAAAGAGAATGACATAGAGGTAACTGTTGATTCAGAGGGCAGAGTTGATCTGTCACACTGTATTGATATAAACAATATTATTGAAGAGCGTTTTGACCGGGAGAGCGATGATTACTCTCTTACTGTCACATCAGCGGGACTTGATCAGCCTTTTAAAGTATTAAGACAATATCATAAATATATAGGCAAAGAGGTTGAAGTTGTTTTAAAGAGCGGCTCAAAAATCAAGGCGATATTGGAAAACGCTGACAATGAAAGCATAGAGATAAGCGAAGAGAAGAGTATAAAAGTAGAAGGGAAGAAGAAAAAAGAGAGAGTAATTGAAAAAAGGGCTCTTCAGTTTTCAGAAATCAAATCCACCAAACCTGTAATAAATTTCAAGTAA
- a CDS encoding HD domain-containing protein, translating into MQQYKIINDPVHGFINIPGGIILDIIQHPLFQRLKEIKQLGLTSLVYPGACHTRLNHALGAMHLMNEAVNSLRTKGVIIDESEQEQAMVAILLHDIGHGPFSHALENNIIKGVSHEEITLQLMDIINKEMNGKISVAIDIFTGKYSKRFLHQLVSSQLDVDRLDYLRRDSFFSGVAEGMIGHERIIKMMTVKNNNLVIEEKGIYSVEKFLISRRLMYWQVYLHKTVIAAEQLLVEIINRAREIHSASSSLKGSPSLLYFLEKSVEINSMSNPEVLDMFARLDDSDVISAIKQWCINEDIVLSRLCRMLVERRLPHIELSKEPFDGITFEAKISEFERTYNLPREYSRYFVKTGEVQNRGYDQNEENIRILTKNGGSWDIYEISDMLSSKAFSQITKKYFLCTPKNFYI; encoded by the coding sequence ATACAGCAGTATAAAATAATTAATGATCCGGTTCATGGATTTATAAACATTCCAGGCGGAATAATCCTTGATATAATTCAACATCCACTCTTTCAAAGACTCAAAGAGATTAAGCAACTGGGACTTACATCATTGGTTTACCCCGGTGCCTGCCATACAAGGCTTAACCATGCCCTTGGAGCTATGCACCTGATGAATGAGGCTGTGAATTCATTAAGGACAAAGGGTGTTATTATTGATGAGAGTGAGCAGGAGCAGGCTATGGTTGCTATACTGCTTCACGATATTGGCCACGGACCATTCAGTCATGCCCTTGAAAATAATATAATTAAGGGAGTATCACACGAAGAGATTACTTTGCAGTTGATGGATATTATCAATAAAGAGATGAACGGAAAAATCTCTGTTGCAATTGATATTTTTACCGGGAAATACTCCAAAAGATTTCTCCATCAGCTAGTATCCAGTCAGCTTGATGTTGACAGGCTTGATTATTTAAGACGAGACAGTTTCTTTTCCGGAGTAGCCGAGGGTATGATAGGCCATGAAAGAATTATTAAAATGATGACTGTCAAAAATAACAATTTAGTAATAGAAGAGAAAGGTATCTACTCTGTTGAAAAATTCCTGATTTCTAGAAGATTGATGTACTGGCAGGTCTATCTTCATAAAACTGTAATAGCAGCAGAACAACTTCTTGTAGAGATAATAAACAGGGCAAGAGAGATTCACTCAGCATCTTCTTCACTAAAGGGCTCTCCTTCGCTACTCTATTTTCTTGAAAAGTCAGTTGAGATAAACTCAATGTCTAATCCTGAGGTGCTGGATATGTTCGCCAGACTGGATGATTCTGATGTTATCTCTGCAATTAAACAATGGTGTATTAATGAAGACATTGTTCTGTCCAGGCTTTGCAGAATGCTTGTCGAAAGGAGACTCCCCCATATAGAACTCTCAAAAGAGCCATTTGATGGCATAACTTTTGAGGCAAAGATCAGCGAGTTTGAAAGAACTTACAACCTTCCGCGGGAGTATTCCCGTTATTTTGTCAAAACAGGAGAGGTGCAAAACAGAGGATACGACCAAAACGAGGAGAACATAAGGATATTGACAAAAAATGGAGGGAGCTGGGATATTTACGAAATTTCCGATATGCTCTCTTCTAAAGCTTTTTCCCAAATCACCAAAAAGTATTTTCTTTGCACTCCCAAAAATTTTTACATTTAG
- the lpxD gene encoding UDP-3-O-(3-hydroxymyristoyl)glucosamine N-acyltransferase: MELKARDIAEHLKGTVIGNPDAVVKTMSRIEDGREGSLCFLANPKYEAYIYKTKASVVLVNRDFVPSSPVTSTMVQVDNAYEAVAVMLGLFNSMKESRRAGRSWRASVAWSAKVGKGSYIGASSHIGKRSVIGKGAQIMEQVYIGNDVTIGDGSVIHPGVRIYSGSVIGADCIIHSNAVIGADGFGFAPSADGSYKKIPQTGNVIIEDNVEIGAGTTIDRATMGSTIIRRGVKLDNLIQIAHNVEIGENTVIAALAGVAGSAKIGKNCQIGGQVGISGHITVADNTKIGAQAGIMSSVKSEGEVLLGSPAIDAKEYLRAYAMFKKLHKNQ, from the coding sequence ATGGAACTTAAAGCAAGGGATATTGCCGAACATCTGAAAGGGACCGTAATTGGTAACCCTGATGCAGTTGTGAAGACAATGTCAAGAATAGAAGATGGCCGGGAAGGATCTCTCTGTTTTCTCGCAAATCCCAAATATGAAGCTTATATATATAAAACAAAAGCAAGTGTTGTTTTAGTTAACAGGGATTTTGTTCCCTCTTCTCCGGTGACCTCCACAATGGTACAGGTTGATAATGCGTATGAGGCTGTAGCTGTAATGCTGGGACTATTTAATTCAATGAAAGAGTCCAGGAGAGCCGGGAGATCATGGAGAGCCAGTGTAGCATGGAGTGCAAAAGTTGGAAAGGGTAGCTATATAGGGGCTTCTTCACATATTGGAAAAAGATCAGTTATAGGAAAGGGTGCCCAGATAATGGAGCAGGTTTACATTGGAAACGATGTTACCATTGGAGATGGTTCTGTTATTCATCCGGGAGTAAGAATTTACTCAGGATCAGTAATTGGCGCTGATTGTATTATTCATTCAAATGCTGTTATTGGTGCCGATGGTTTCGGTTTTGCCCCCTCTGCTGACGGGAGCTATAAAAAAATTCCCCAAACCGGTAATGTCATTATAGAAGATAATGTTGAGATTGGTGCCGGTACTACAATAGACAGAGCTACAATGGGATCAACAATAATAAGGAGAGGTGTAAAACTTGATAATCTAATCCAGATTGCTCATAATGTAGAGATTGGAGAGAATACAGTAATTGCTGCTCTCGCAGGAGTGGCCGGGTCTGCTAAAATCGGCAAAAATTGTCAGATAGGTGGGCAGGTGGGTATATCAGGACACATTACTGTAGCTGATAATACAAAAATAGGCGCTCAGGCCGGGATTATGAGCAGTGTAAAGAGCGAGGGAGAGGTTCTTCTTGGATCTCCTGCAATTGATGCTAAAGAGTATTTAAGAGCCTATGCTATGTTTAAAAAATTACACAAAAATCAATAA